The Gymnogyps californianus isolate 813 chromosome 5, ASM1813914v2, whole genome shotgun sequence genome contains a region encoding:
- the MAP3K9 gene encoding mitogen-activated protein kinase kinase kinase 9: MLKHPNIIALRGVCLKEPNLCLIMEFARGGSLNRVLSGKRIPPDILVNWAVQIARGMNYLHEEAIVPIIHRDLKSSNILILEKVENGDLSNKILKITDFGLAREWHKTTKMSAAGTYAWMAPEVIRSSMFSKGSDVWSYGVLLWELLTGEVPFRGIDGLAVAYGVAMNKLALPIPSTCPEPFAKLMEDCWNPDPHSRPSFASILDHLTAIEESGFFEMPKDSFHSLQEDWKQEIQEMFDQLRAKEKELRTWEEELTRAAVEQKNHEELLRRREQELAEREIDILERELNIIIHQLCQEKPRVKKRMGKFKRNRLKLKDGNHISLPSDFQHKFTVQASPTMDKRKSLISSCSSPPASPTIIPRLRAIQCKELNVVLNLGNVQSVSVILTPAESSKTWGRSSVLPKEEGEEEEKRGQKKKGRTWGPSSLCHKELGAGEDGLKALVEGYKQWSSSAPNLGKIQRTAPAFPGFTSLAEIDDEDSECLNGEGKVHPSPGHNQSYLCIPFQKNEDWDGPSSDANEESTPVNSATSTPQLTPTNSLKRSGSHHKRCEVALLGCGAVLAAAGLGFDLLEAGKCQLLIEEEPEAPKEEKKKRDSIFQRTGRPRRSTSPPSRKIFKKEDPMLLLGEPSTSLTLLSLSSISECNSTRSLLRSDSDEIVVYEMPVSPVTVKAPLPAITNPLVNVQIERFKQDPNQSLTPTHVTVSSHTQQSGHRRTPSDGAIKGSGLVVNGCPTSGCPSSSCLTGALGAGVLKTPSPSRDPNEVPRLPDPNLVFPPTPRRWNAQQDPTLERPKTLEFLPRPRPAASRQRLDPWWFVSPSNAKGESSANSSSTDTPSNLDSCFASSSSTVEERPGLPALLPFQVGLPVEERTLLDIDAEGQSQDSTIPLCRSELNTHKAAAYELKQEFWS; the protein is encoded by the exons TACTGATACTCGAAAAGGTGGAAAACGGAGATCTGAGCAACAAGATATTGAAGATCACGGATTTCGGCTTGGCCAGGGAATGGCATAAAACTACCAAAATGAGCGCAGCTGGGACATATGCCTGGATGGCTCCTGAGGTCATCCGCTCCTCCATGTTCTCCAAAGGCAGCGATGTGTGGAG tTACGGTGTGCTGCTTTGGGAACTGCTAACAGGAGAAGTACCATTCCGAGGAATTGATGGTCTTGCAGTAGCATACGGTGTTGCCATGAATAAACTTGCCCTTCCAATCCCTTCCACATGTCCAGAGCCTTTTGCCAAACTCATGGAAG ATTGTTGGAACCCTGACCCACACTCACGACCTTCCTTTGCCAGTATCCTAGACCATCTCACCGCCATAGAAGAGTCTGGTTTCTTTGAAATGCCCAAAGATTCCTTCCACTCCCTGCAGGAAGACTGGAAACAAGAGATCCAAGAGATGTTTGATCAGCTCAGAGCCAAAGAAAAG GAGCTGCGCACATGGGAAGAAGAGCTGACTCGTGCTGCTGTTGAACAGAAGAACCATGAGGAGTTGCTACGAAGGCGGGAACAGGAGCTGGCAGAACGCGAGATTGACATCCTGGAAAGGGAGCTCAACATCATCATccaccagctgtgtcaggagaAGCCTCGGGTGAAGAAACGCATGGGGAAGTTCAAGAGGAACCGGCTCAAGTTAAAAGATGGCAATCATATCAGCCTGCCTTCAG ATTTCCAGCATAAATTCACTGTGCAGGCTTCTCCAACGATggataaaaggaaaagcttgATCAGTAGTtgctccagccctcctgcaAGTCCTACCATTATTCCCAGACTCAGGGCCATACAGTGTAAGGAGCTCAATGTAGTATTGAATTTGGGAAATGTGCAGTCTGTCAGCGTG ATCT TGactcctgctgaaagcagtaaAACATGGGGACGAAGCTCAGTCCTTccaaaggaggaaggagaggaagaggagaagagaggccAGAAGAAAAAGGGACGCACTTGGGGACCGAGCTCACTTTGTCACAAGGAACTGGGTGCAGGAGAAGATGG TCTGAAAGCTCTGGTAGAAGGATACAAACAGTGGTCATCCAGTGCACCGAACCTTGGGAAGATCCAGAGAACTGCGCCTGCTTTTCCTGGATTCACCAGCTTGGCAGAGATAG atGATGAAGACAGTGAATGTCTTAATGGGGAGGGCAAAGTGCACCCTTCACCTGGGCACAATCAGTCATACCTCTGCATCCCATTTCAGAAGAATGAAGACTGGGATGGCCCTTCTAGTGATGCCAATGAGGAGTCCACCCCTGTGAACTCTGCTACTAGTACCCCGCAGCTGACACCCACCAACAGCCTCAAACGTAGTGGCTCCCACCACAAGCGATGTGAGGTTGCATTGCTTGGCTGTGGagcagtgctggctgctgcaggccTGGGTTTTGATCTGTTAGAAGCAGGGAAGTGTCAGCTTCTGATTGAGGAGGAGCCAGAGGCACccaaggaagagaagaagaagcGTGACAGCATTTTCCAGCGAACCGGACGCCCACGCAGGAGCACTAGCCCACCTTCCCGAAAGATCTTCAAGAAAGAGGATCCCATGTTGTTGCTAGGCGAGCCATCCACATCCCTCACCCTTCTTTCCCTGTCTTCCATTTCCGAATGTAATTCCACCCGGTCCCTGCTGCGCTCAGACAGTGATGAGATTGTGGTGTATGAAATGCCTGTCAGCCCAGTGACAGTCAAGGCTCCCTTGCCAGCCATTACCAACCCACTAGTCAATGTCCAGATCGAGAGGTTCAAACAAGACCCCAACCAGTCCCTGACTCCCACACATGTGACAGTCTCTTCCCACACCCAGCAAAGCGGGCACAGGCGCACACCTTCTGATGGGGCCATCAAAGGGAGTGGACTAGTTGTCAATGGGTGCCCAACCAGTGGATGCCCTTCCAGTAGCTGTTTAACTGGAGCACTGGGAGCAG GTGTATTAAAAACACCTAGTCCAAGTAGAGATCCCAATGAGGTCCCTCGCCTGCCAGACCCCAACCTTGTTTTTCCTCCAACCCCGAGACGATGGAATGCACAGCAGGACCCCACACTGGAAAGACCCAAGACATTGGAGTTCCTGCCCCGGCCACGTCCTGCAGCCAGTCGGCAGCGGCTTGATCCCTGGTGGTTTGTGTCGCCCAGCAATGCCAAGGGTGAATCTTCTGCCAACAGTTCAAGTACTGATACTCCAAGCAATCTGGACTCTTGTTTTGCTAGTAGCAGCAGCACTGTAGAAGAGAGACCTGGACTGCCTGCACTGCTTCCTTTCCAGGTGGGTCTTCCTGTAGAGGAGCGGACACTGTTGGACATAGATGCTGaggggcagagccaggacagcacCATTCCGCTATGCAGAAGTGAACTTAACACACACAAAGCTGCAGCATATGAACTCAAGCAAGAATTCTGGTCTTAG